Proteins from a single region of Bos indicus x Bos taurus breed Angus x Brahman F1 hybrid chromosome 29, Bos_hybrid_MaternalHap_v2.0, whole genome shotgun sequence:
- the SLC15A3 gene encoding solute carrier family 15 member 3, with protein MPGPSAPRATWESEERQPLLARRPRRPRRWWRAAAAAVLLVEMLERAAFFGVAGNLVLYLNSAELNWAGDQASRAALVFLGASYLLAPVGGWLADVYLGRYRAIVLSLLLYLAASGLLASTAFPDGRSSFCGEMPSAHLEPACPSPGCQYTWRATYCAPTLYAALLLLALAASSVRSNLTSFGADQVMDLGRHASRRFFNWFYWSINVGAMLSLLVVAFIQQNISFLLGYSIVVGCVGLAFFIFLFATPSFIIKPPTGSQVSSMLKLALQNCCPRLWHRHSARDPSSAQLLPDQRFPQPGPSPQEDIANFQVLVKILPVMVTLVPYWMVYFQMQSTYVLQGLHLQIPNIFPNCPTNRSEALRAQGSVYKIPEAWLLLANVVVLLILVPVKDHLLDPLLLRCKLLPSALQKMALGMFFGFTSVIVAGVLEMKRLEYINHNQTVSQQIGQDTYYAAPLSIWWQTPQYLLIGISEIFASIAGLEFAYSEAPRSMQGALMGIFFCLSGVGSLLGSSLVALLSLPGGWLYCPEDTGNINKCRMDLYFFLLAGIQAAAALLFIIIADRYERAAKGPAPQSCPRRDSG; from the exons ATGCCCGGGCCGAGCGCCCCCCGGGCGACCTGGGAGTCGGAGGAACGCCAGCCGCTCCTGGCGCGCAGGCCGCGGAGGCCCCGTCGGTGGTGGCGGGCCGCGGCGGCCGCGGTGCTGCTGGTGGAGATGCTGGAGCGCGCCGCCTTCTTCGGCGTCGCGGGCAACCTCGTGCTTTACCTGAACAGCGCCGAACTCAACTGGGCGGGCGACCAGGCGTCCCGCGCCGCGCTTGTCTTCCTGGGCGCCTCCTACCTGCTGGCGCCCGTGGGCGGCTGGCTGGCCGACGTGTACTTGGGCCGCTACCGCGCCATCGTGCTCAGCCTGCTGCTCTACCTGGCCGCCTCTGGCCTGCTGGCCTCCACCGCCTTCCCCGACGGCCGCAGCTCCTTCTGCGGAGAGATGCCCTCCGCGCACCTGGAGCCCGCCTGCCCCTCGCCCGGATGCCAGTACACCTGGCGCGCCACCTACTGCGCGCCCACCCTCTACGCGGCGCTGCTGCTGCTCGCCCTGGCCGCCAGCTCCGTCAGGAGCAACCTCACCTCTTTTGGGGCCGACCAG GTGATGGATCTTGGCCGCCATGCCAGCCGCCGCTTCTTCAACTGGTTTTACTGGAGCATCAATGTGGGTGCCATGCTGTCATTGCTGGTGGTGGCCTTTATCCAACAGAACATCAGCTTCCTGCTGGGCTACAGCATCGTCGTGGGTTGTGTGGGCCTGGCCTTCTTCATCTTCCTCTTTGCCACCCCCAGCTTCATCATCAAACCACCCACAGGCAGCCAAGTGTCCTCCATGCTCAAACTTGCTCTCCAAAACTGCTGTCCCCGACTGTGGCACCGACACTCTGCCAG AGACCCTTCCAGTGCCCAGCTGCTGCCTGACCAGAGGTTTCCCCAGCCTGGCCCTTCCCCGCAAGAGGACATCGCCAACTTCCAGGTGCTGGTGAAGATCTTGCCCGTCATGGTGACTTTGGTGCCATATTGGATGGTATACTTCCAG ATGCAGTCCACTTACGTCCTGCAAGGTCTTCACCTCCAAATCCCGAACATCTTCCCCAACTGCCCTACCAACAGATCCGAGGCTCTGAGAGCCCAGGGCAGTGTCTACAAG ATCCCAGAAGCCTGGCTGCTCCTGGCCAATGTCGTGGTGTTGCTGATCCTGGTGCCTGTAAAGGACCACCTGCTTGACCCTTTACTGCTGCGCTGCAAGCTGCTTCCCTCGGCTCTGCAGAAGATGGCCCTGGGGATGTTCTTTGGTTTCACTTCGGTCATTGTGGCAG GAGTCCTGGAGATGAAGCGTTTAGAATACATCAATCACAACCAGACTGTGTCCCAGCAGATTGGGCAGGACACATACTACGCAGCACCACTGTCCATCTGGTGGCAGACCCCTCAGTACCTGCTCATCGGGATCAGTGAGATTTTTGCCAGCATCGCAG GCCTGGAGTTTGCATACTCAGAGGCCCCACGCTCCATGCAGGGCGCCTTGATGGGCATCTTCTTCTGCCTGTCCGGGGTGGGCTCGCTACTGGGCTCCAGCCTGGTGGCACTACTGTCACTGCCAGGGGGCTGGCTGTACTGCCCGGAGGATACTG ggaatatcAACAAATGCCGAATGGACCTCTACTTCTTCCTGCTGGCCGGCATTCAGGCTGCAGCAGCCCTGCTGTTCATCATTATCGCTGATCGCTATGAGAGGGCAGCCAAGGGCCCAGCCCCCCAAAGCTGTCCCAGGAGGGACAGTGGCTGA